A stretch of Henckelia pumila isolate YLH828 chromosome 4, ASM3356847v2, whole genome shotgun sequence DNA encodes these proteins:
- the LOC140863954 gene encoding E3 ubiquitin-protein ligase UPL1-like isoform X2 has translation MKLKQRRALEVPPKIQSFIDNVTAAPLENIEESLKSFFWVFDKGDFRHWDDLFNHFDTYFEKCIKPRKDLQLDYNFLESDPPFPREAVLHVLRVIWIILENCSNKIFYSSYEHHLSSLLFNTDSDVVEASLQTLVAFLGKSNAKYRDASLRSRLFAFAQGWGAKEEGLGLISCALPNGLDPIASKLGCCLHFQFYVASETSNESTSSEQPVRGLQVISMPDVNTMKESNLELLHKLVVQYKVPHNLRFSLFTRLRFARAFSSAAARHQYTCIRLYAFIGLVQASSDTVDLVSYFNTEPEFINELVTLLSYGNAIPGKIRTLSLISLVSLCQDRSHQSTVLSIVTSGGHRGFLSSLMLKTVDSVVNDPSNWSIISAESLLLLIKMLVSSSSGCSAMHEVEFISTLLPLLKDVNPQHLKLVRMVVYVLEAFMIYSNSAAALFRDLRGLDEMITRLMVEVSHIDNGSKQQNISIDLDSSDCSGSQITSTFAELDSLQPLYSDALVLYRRLLIKALLDVITLGIDEPGTRLHGSEENLLLQCICIIFKKANDFGGGIFSLAATVMSYLLYENPTRFSILEAVGLPSAFIDAIMNGVPCSAKAITCIPQCLDALCLNKNGFQAVKERNALRCFVKVFTSKTYLRVLAADTLDSLSSGLDELMSHASSLHDKGVDMLIEILNNIAKIGSGLEEVSQSTHSLGSSEPVPLEIKSENRDLPFLDVRDSNKPDIKEPSLGLILDTSSTDMDLFLPDCISNASRFLESILQNSDTCRIFVEKKGIECVLQLLTLRLVPLSASVGQRITYAFKKFSPQHSTSLARALCLFLRGHLKLIDKILTSIGGLQLAQVEFSERVKILRGLSSLEGILSLCNSLLKGTTTIVSELCSADADVFKELGKVYREILWQISLCCDLKVAKNQSAEVEPIRVAMRPSNVLGRESDDEANIPSIRYMNPVASAPHSQLGVERELLSVVHPNEGLSRHSLHSLARMQGIRTGRYLEAFKMDSEAGPSNAEISYNEMKQKSHEILVFEILNKLASTMQSFFTALLKGSSPNRRRTETASLISAAKIVRTALAKFFLEALGFSGYSNSFGQDISLSVKCRYLGKVVVDMVALTFDSQNHILYSSMINNFYVHGTFKELLTTFEATSQLLWTLPCAISTSGLDLDKLGEGGKPSESSWLFDTLQSFCCELEYFVNSGLLLSSTSASQLLVQPIAVGLSLGSFPVPKDPETFILMLQSQVLEVVHPILSDPLFPKCGPSFITTIISLIIHVCNGVSDVKRNRGGFSGSVSQHFMSPSPDEVTIATIVEMGFSRARAEEAVRRLETNSVEMALEWLFNHAEDPVQEDNELARALALSLGSSSEMPKINGADKATVVLTGEGRTKIPSADDILATTMKLFQSNDAVVFPLTDLLVTVCNRNSGEDRLQVICYLVKQLKLCPLDFSKDSNPLGMISLSLALIISENGSTQGIAVQNGIVSIAIDILMNFMGKMQVSNGPLIIPKCISALLLILDSLLQMRPRLSGDAKDGKQSGPLSDSTENQSSHQKNKSIPAVINKNDSVFDGSEFEGVLGKPTGYLTMEECSITTIIACDLIKRHVSPMALQAVLQLCARLTKSHVQAVKFLESGGLIALFGIPRNCFFPGYFTLASAIIRHLLEDPQTLQLAMELEIRQTVSRNRQVDGISVRTFLTSMTPIMFRNPKVFMRAAVAVCQLVSLGGRFIIILSKEKEKEKSKVSVVEAGASSNECRIAENMAQDGSIKYGKGHKKVSTNLTQVIDFLLEIVLRYSMHEEDDSARDLNTMEVDEPTAKRNLKLKDDETVKLGSDGLSDLLAVLAMTSFALKLLSDILSMCIHATEVILKRDLEMSQLGVSDHIDYQGHRGVIHHILHCLLPLSIDKSVGLDKWRDKLSEKASWFLVVLVGRSSEGRGRVINELFKALSFFTQAESNPSCGSLLPDKKIFAFVDLVYLILSVISSSGNLPGSGSSLDIARSMIDGGIVHCLSDILQAIDLDHPNAPKLVSLVLKSLEILTRAANESKQVVKSDVLNKKKWIGTSGRPDAQFDGIRTSQGLQTAENGSNQHGAINDTDLEAYSHDIPLNNGNQRVNLNISMEQEMRIEENWNCLQHPLLLRPSHSGDLVLPWAFGRNTSVIPSENSPSSIFDGRLSGSAPSPQGYFFTDLDSLCMSSRRGRSDTRWTDDGIPQASGQAAAIAQAVEERFISLLSNTIPVENAEKFSHDPSVPEGQWGDPIIYDNQHIDIVVSLHNGDQRHNNDSQDNQPVESRLSEQGNTEVLAEQVGECQQETENIPSLIVSDNMEMGENDFGNESLETLSSLITQNDVHFDMTSRDHVNFHAIPSQGLLDPANYHASSVTENNDVEMTATGVENGQRTQQLPWPEIALEVPSLPDSGLIVQNSGQIDDSSLSNEASNSNAIDPTFLDALPADLRAEVLASQQAQPAPVPSPYAPSIVEDIDPEFLAALPPDIQAEVLTQQRVQRIAQQSDGQPVDMDNASIIATFSADLREEVLLTSPEAVLSALPSPLLAEAQMLRDRALDRHHARSLFGNSQRINNRGNRLGFGFDRQTLVSRSVGDIIGKRSSLSESENIELKDLDGETLLDTTGLKALIRLLQLAQPLEKGLLQRLLLNLCTYSEARAVLIHLLLDMINPETVGIAGGGTENNALRLYGCQPDNNGRSQLRDGVPSIVMRRVLEVLTHMATNHSGVASLLFHFETSYISECAEKSNSGGKCDRGKDKITREEHHLSPSESLQNRDAPLILLLRLINHPLCLRTISHLEQVMGLLQVVVFAAVAKVELKSNLGGTAAHTGNLSGNETARDIQKDRHLNEVKRDLLDKSSGALNYKADGQKSVTTHDILRIPRQYLHDLCSLLEHEGFSDKVYTMAGEVLRKLAVVAFAHRKFFVSELLESAQRLSRSAVNELISLRDTRMLGLITGSMTGDAVLRVLQTLIAVTSVGSDLNEDMVDDEVQEEHTAMWKLNVALESLWKELSECISAVESELSQNSHSSVSSINITEQMQVSSAFPLLPRGSQRLLPFIEGFFVLCEKLQSKNPIFHQDNFNVTAREVKESAASSASSSTKCVDTKLEAQFHHLQYKSVTFARFAEKHRRLLNAFIRQNSSLLEKSLCMMLKTPRLIDFDNKRAYFRSRIRQQHGQHPSGPLRISVRRAYILEDSYNHLRMRPTEELKGRLKVQFQGEEGIDAGGLTREWYQILSTVVFDKGALLFTTVGNNATFQPNPNSVYQTEHLSYFRFVGRVVAKALFDGQLLDVYFTRSFYKHILGVKVTYHDIEAVDPDYYKNLKWMLENDVSDIPDLTFSIDADEEKHILYEKTEVADYELKPGGRNMRVTEETKHEYVDLVADHILTNAIRPQINSFLEGFNELVPRELVSLFNDKELELLISGLPEIDLDDLKANTEYTGYTMASNVVQWFWKVVQGFNKEDMASLLQFVTGTSKVPLEGFKALQGISGPQRFQIHKAYGAPERLPSAHTCFNQLDLPEYSSKEQLQERMLLAIHEASEGFGFC, from the exons CATCACTTATCGTCTTTGCTTTTTAACACCGATTCGGATGTTGTGGAGGCTTCTTTACAAACCCTGGTTGCTTTTTTGGGGAAGTCTAATGCGAAATATAGGGATGCTTCTCTTCGTTCAAGATTATTTGCTTTTGCCCAGGGTTGGGGGGCAAAGGAAGAAGGTCTAGGATTGATTTCATGTGCTCTACCAAATGGATTGGACCCAATTGCTTCCAAGTTGGGTTGCTGTTTACATTTTCAGTTTTATGTTGCCAGCGAAACTTCAAATGAATCAACTTCTTCTGAACAACCGGTTAGAGGTTTACAAGTCATAAGCATGCCTGACGTTAATACCATGAAGGAATCTAACCTTGAACTTCTTCATAAGTTAGTTGTACAATATAAAGTACCTCATAACTTGAGATTTTCTCTTTTTACAAGATTGCGGTTTGCTAGGGCCTTTAGCTCAGCAGCTGCACGCCATCAATACACATGCATCCGCCTTTATGCTTTTATAGGTCTTGTGCAAGCTTCCAGTGATACTGTTGACCTGGTTTCTTACTTCAATACAGAGCCCGAGTTCATCAATGAATTGGTTACTTTGCTGAGCTATGGAAACGCAATACCTGGAAAAATTCGAACTTTAAGTCTTATTTCTCTAGTTTCCCTTTGTCAAGATAGGTCACATCAGTCTACAGTATTGTCTATTGTCACATCTGGTGGACATCGTGGTTTTCTATCAAGCCTTATGCTGAAAACAGTTGATTCTGTTGTTAATGATCCATCAAACTGGTCCATCATTTCTGCAGAGTCTCTTTTATTGCTTATCAAGATGTTAGTATCATCTTCATCGGGTTGCTCTGCCATGCATGAAGTGGAATTTATATCAACCCTTCTACCTTTACTAAAAGATGTGAATCCTCAGCACTTGAAATTGGTTAGAATGGTTGTGTATGTTCTAGAAGCATTTATGATTTATAGCAATTCGGCTGCTGCTCTTTTTCGAGATTTGAGAGGTCTGGATGAAATGATAACTCGCCTAATGGTGGAAGTGTCTCATATTGACAATGGTTCAAAGCAACAGAATATTTCTATTGACCTTGACAGTTCTGACTGCAGTGGTTCGCAAATAACCTCAACTTTTGCTGAGCTTGATAGTTTGCAACCTCTTTACTCTGATGCTTTAGTTTTATATCGTCGTTTGTTGATTAAAGCTTTATTGGATGTTATAACTCTTGGTATTGATGAACCTGGGACTCGCCTGCATGGCTCAGAAGAGAACCTGTTACTACAATGCATATGCATAATATTTAAAAAGGCAAATGACTTTGGTGGTGGCATATTTTCACTTGCAGCTACTGTAATGAGTTATTTACTTTACGAAAATCCTACGCGCTTTTCTATCTTAGAAGCAGTCGGTCTTCCTTCAGCTTTTATAGATGCTATAATGAATGGTGTTCCCTGTTCTGCAAAAGCTATTACTTGCATACCACAATGTCTTGATGCTCTTTGTTTGAACAAAAATGGTTTTCAGGCCGTGAAAGAACGTAATGCTTTGAGGTGCTTTGTTAAAGTTTTTACTTCCAAGACATACCTACGAGTCCTTGCTGCTGATACTCTAGACTCCTTATCTAGTGGTCTGGATGAACTAATGAGCCATGCTTCGTCATTGCATGACAAAGGGGTTGATATGCTAATTGAAATTCTGAACAATATTGCAAAAATTGGATCCGGGCTCGAAGAAGTTTCTCAGTCTACACATTCTCTAGGCTCTTCTGAACCTGTTCCCCTGGAAATTAAATCTGAAAATAGAGATCTGCCATTTCTGGATGTTAGAGATTCGAATAAACCTGACATTAAAGAGCCTTCGTTGGGGTTGATTCTAGATACCTCATCGACGGATATGGATTTGTTTTTGCCTGATTGTATTAGTAATGCTTCGCGTTTTCTTGAATCAATTCTTCAGAATTCTGATACATGCCGAATTTTTGTCGAGAAAAAAGGGATCGAGTGTGTCTTGCAATTGTTAACTTTACGTCTCGTGCCTCTTTCAGCTTCAGTTGGTCAAAGAATAACTTAtgcatttaaaaaattttctccTCAGCATTCTACCTCGCTTGCTCGTGCATTGTGTTTATTTCTAAGAGGACATTTGAAgttaatagataaaattttgaCTTCTATCGGGGGATTGCAACTTGCTCAGGTGGAATTTTCTGAGAGAGTAAAGATATTAAGGGGTCTCTCTAGTTTGGAAGGCATCTTGTCTCTATGCAATTCTTTGCTAAAAGGTACCACTACCATCGTCTCTGAATTGTGTTCTGCTGATGCTGATGTGTTCAAAGAACTTGGCAAGGTTTATCGTGAAATTCTTTGGCAAATATCTTTGTGTTGTGACTTGAAGGTGGCAAAGAACCAAAGTGCTGAAGTGGAGCCTATAAGAGTAGCTATGAGGCCGTCTAATGTGCTTGGGAGGGAGAGCGATGATGAGGCTAATATACCCTCTATTAGATACATGAATCCTGTTGCTAGTGCACCTCACTCACAGTTAGGAGTTGAACGTGAGCTTCTATCGGTGGTTCATCCAAACGAAGGTCTCAGTCGTCACAGTTTGCATAGTTTGGCTCGTATGCAAGGAATCAGGACGGGCAGGTATTTGGAAGCTTTCAAAATGGATTCTGAAGCTGGACCAAGTAATGCAGAGATCTCTTATAATGAAATGAAGCAAAAAAGCCATGAAATACTGGTTTTTGAAATCCTTAATAAGCTTGCTTCAACAATGCAGTCATTCTTCACAGCTCTATTGAAAGGTTCTTCACCAAATCGTCGAAGGACTGAAACTGCATCCTTAATTTCGGCAGCCAAGATTGTTCGAACTGCTTTGGCGAAATTTTTTCTCGAGGCATTGGGTTTTTCAGGGTACTCCAACTCTTTTGGACAAGATATATCACTTTCAGTCAAGTGTCGCTATCTTGGGAAAGTTGTGGTTGACATGGTGGCTCTTACATTTGATAGCCAAAACCACATATTATACTCTTCTATGATTAATAACTTCTATGTCCACGGGACATTCAAGGAGCTTCTTACAACCTTTGAAGCAACAAGTCAGTTGCTTTGGACCCTTCCTTGTGCTATTTCAACTTCAGGTCTTGATCTTGATAAGCTTGGTGAGGGAGGCAAACCGTCTGAAAGCTCTTGGCTGTTTGATACATTACAGAGTTTTTGTTGTGAACTTGAGTATTTTGTTAATTCTGGTTTGCTGCTGTCTTCAACCTCAGCATCTCAGTTACTTGTGCAACCTATTGCTGTTGGTTTATCACTGGGCTCGTTTCCTGTTCCAAAAGACCCAGAAACGTTCATTCTCATGCTACAGTCCCAAGTTTTAGAAGTGGTACATCCCATCTTGAGTGATCCTTTGTTTCCTAAATGCGGTCCAAGTTTCATCACAACAATCATTTCTCTTATTATTCATGTGTGCAATGGTGTTAGTGACGTGAAACGAAACCGTGGTGGATTTTCTGGAAGTGTGAGCCAACATTTCATGTCTCCTTCCCCTGATGAAGTAACCATTGCTACCATAGTTGAGATGGGCTTTTCAAGAGCACGAGCAGAGGAGGCAGTGAGAAGGTTGGAAACAAATAGTGTTGAGATGGCATTGGAATGGTTGTTTAATCACGCGGAAGATCCTGTCCAGGAGGATAATGAGCTGGCTCGTGCACTGGCTTTATCTCTTGGTAGTTCATCAGAAATGCCTAAGATCAATGGTGCTGATAAAGCCACAGTTGTTCTAACAGGAGAGGGACGAACAAAAATACCTTCTGCTGATGACATCCTTGCCACAACTATGAAATTGTTCCAAAGCAATGATGCAGTGGTTTTCCCACTAACAGATTTGCTTGTGACCGTTTGCAATCGAAACTCTGGGGAAGACCGCCTACAAGTCATTTGTTATCTTGTTAAGCAGCTAAAACTTTGCCCACTTGACTTCTCCAAGGATAGCAATCCACTTGGCATGATTTCTCTCAGTTTAGCATTGATTATTTCTGAAAATGGAAGCACTCAGGGAATCGCTGTGCAGAATGGGATTGTTTCAATTGCAATTGATATCTTGATGAATTTTATGGGCAAGATGCAGGTTTCAAATGGGCCTTTAATTATTCCTAAATGTATTAGTGCATTACTTCTCATCTTGGATAGTTTGTTGCAAATGAGGCCTAGATTATCTGGTGATGCTAAGGATGGAAAACAAAGTGGACCTTTATCTGACTCAACTGAAAATCAATCATctcatcaaaaaaataaatcaattccagCTGTTATAAACAAAAATGATTCAGTTTTTGATGGATCTGAATTTGAAGGCGTGCTTGGAAAGCCAACGGGTTATTTGACAATGGAGGAGTGTTCTATCACAACAATAATTGCCTGTGACCTGATAAAGAGGCATGTATCACCGATGGCCTTACAGGCTGTTCTTCAGTTATGTGCTCGGTTGACCAAATCACATGTTCAGGCTGTGAAATTTCTTGAAAGTGGTGGCCTGATTGCCCTTTTTGGTATTCCAAGAAATTGTTTCTTCCCTGGATATTTCACCTTAGCATCTGCTATTATTAGACATCTTCTTGAAGATCCTCAGACACTCCAATTGGCCATGGAACTCGAGATACGCCAAACTGTTAGTCGAAACAGGCAAGTTGATGGCATATCCGTAAGAACATTTCTGACATCAATGACACCTATTATGTTTAGAAATCCAAAGGTCTTCATGAGAGCAGCAGTTGCTGTCTGTCAGTTGGTGTCATTGGGAGGGAGGTTCATTATCATTTTATCaaaagagaaagagaaagaAAAGTCGAAAGTATCTGTTGTTGAAGCTGGAGCATCTAGTAATGAATGTCGTATTGCTGAAAATATGGCTCAAGATGGTTCTATCAAGTATGGTAAAGGACATAAAAAGGTTTCTACAAATCTTACCCAAGTGATTGATTTTCTTCTGGAAATTGTATTGAGATATTCTATGCATGAAGAGGATGATTCTGCACGTGATTTGAACACTATGGAGGTAGATGAACCTACTGCCAAAAGGAACCTTAAATTAAAGGATGATGAGACAGTAAAGTTAGGATCAGACGGTTTGTCAGATCTGTTGGCTGTCCTAGCCATGACGAGTTTTGCTCTTAAATTACTGAGTGACATTCTATCGATGTGCATTCACGCTACTGAAGTTATCTTGAAACGCGATCTGGAAATGTCTCAACTGGGTGTGTCTGATCATATAGACTATCAGGGACACAGGGGTGTGATTCATCATATTCTACATTGTCTTCTTCCCCTTTCCATAGATAAATCTGTTGGCTTGGATAAATGGAGAGACAAACTTTCTGAAAAAGCATCATGGTTTTTGGTTGTTTTGGTTGGCCGCTCTAGTGAAGGAAGGGGAAGAGTGATCAACGAACTTTTCAAAGCTTTATCTTTCTTTACACAAGCTGAGAGCAATCCTTCTTGCGGCAGTTTATTACCTGATAAGAAAATATTTGCTTTTGTAGATTTGgtatatttgattttatcagtGATTTCTTCTTCTGGAAACTTGCCTGGTTCTGGGAGTTCACTGGACATTGCAAGAAGTATGATAGATGGAGGTATTGTGCATTGCTTATCGGATATTCTTCAAGCAATTGATTTGGACCACCCCAATGCACCTAAACTTGTGAGTCTCGTGTTGAAGTCATTGGAAATCTTGACAAGGGCTGCTAATGAGAGTAAACAAGTTGTTAAATCTGATGTCCTGAATAAGAAAAAATGGATTGGTACGAGTGGAAGGCCTGATGCTCAGTTTGATGGAATTCGAACTTCTCAAGGATTGCAAACTGCTGAGAACGGAAGCAATCAACATGGGGCCATTAATGATACTGATTTAGAAGCATATTCCCACGACATCCCTCTCAACAATGGTAATCAGCGTGTAAATTTAAACATTTCCATGGAGCAAGAGATGAGAATTGAGGAAAACTGGAACTGTCTTCAACATCCTCTCCTTTTGAGGCCATCGCATTCTGGGGATTTGGTGTTACCATGGGCATTTGGTAGAAATACCTCCGTTATTCCTTCTGAAAATTCTCCCTCTAGTATATTTGATGGCCGACTTAGTGGATCTGCACCTTCCCCACAAGGTTATTTTTTTACGGACTTGGATTCTTTGTGTATGTCTAGTCGAAGGGGGCGAAGTGATACCCGATGGACTGATGATGGCATACCGCAAGCTAGTGGACAAGCTGCTGCAATTGCTCAGGCAGTTGAAGAACGGTTCATTTCTTTGTTAAGCAATACTATTCCTGTTGAAAATGCTGAAAAATTTTCACATGACCCATCAGTTCCAGAGGGACAGTGGGGTGATCCCATCATATAtgataatcaacacattgatattGTTGTTTCTCTACATAACGGTGACCAACGTCATAATAATGATAGTCAAGATAATCAACCAGTTGAATCTCGACTCTCTGAGCAGGGCAACACGGAGGTTCTAGCTGAACAAGTTGGCGAGTGTCAACAGGAAACAGAAAACATTCCAAGTTTAATTGTTAGTGATAACATGGAAATGGGGGAAAATGATTTTGGCAACGAGTCATTGGAGACATTATCATCTTTAATCACTCAAAATGATGTGCACTTCGATATGACTTCAAGGGATCATGTTAATTTTCATGCAATTCCATCTCAAG GTTTGCTAGATCCTGCCAATTATCATGCTTCATCAGTTACAGAAAACAATGATGTTGAAATGACTGCTACTGGAGTGGAAAACGGTCAGCGTACCCAACAATTACCTTGGCCTGAGATCGCTTTAGAGGTGCCATCACTACCGGATAGTGGTTTGATTGTTCAGAATTCAGGTCAAATAGATGACAGCAGTTTGAGTAATGAGGCTTCTAATTCAAATGCTATCGATCCGACATTTTTGGATGCACTTCCAGCAGATCTTCGTGCAGAGGTTCTAGCTTCTCAACAAGCTCAGCCTGCTCCGGTTCCAAGCCCTTATGCACCTTCTATCGTTGAAGATATTGATCCTGAGTTTTTGGCAGCTCTTCCACCTGATATTCAAGCTGAAGTGCTCACCCAACAAAGAGTTCAAAGGATTGCGCAGCAATCGGATGGTCAGCCAGTTGATATGGACAATGCATCAATTATTGCCACCTTTTCTGCTGATCTGCGGGAAGAG GTTCTTTTAACTTCGCCGGAGGCTGTTTTATCGGCATTGCCATCTCCGTTACTTGCTGAAGCACAAATGCTCAGAGACCGAGCTTTAGATCGTCACCATGCTCGCAGTTTGTTTGGAAACAGCCAGAGGATCAATAATCGAGGAAATAGATTGGGGTTTGGTTTTGATAGACAGACACTGGTGAGCAGGTCTGTCGGAGACATTATTGGCAAAAGATCTTCTCTATCAGAGTCAGAGAACATAGAGTTGAAAGACCTTGATGGAGAAACACTATTGGATACCACGGGCTTGAAAGCATTAATTCGCCTATTACAACTGGCACAG CCTCTTGAGAAAGGTCTGCTCCAGAGACTTTTGTTGAACTTATGCACGTACAGTGAGGCAAGAGCTGTTCTGATTCATCTTCTGCTTGATATGATCAATCCTGAGACTGTAGGTATTGCTGGTGGAGGGACTGAAAATAATGCGCTTAGGCTTTATGGTTGTCAGCCTGATAATAATGGTCGATCTCAACTGCGTGATG GTGTTCCCTCAATAGTAATGCGACGTGTACTTGAGGTTTTGACCCATATGGCTACAAATCATTCTGGTGTTGCCAGTCTTCTTTTCCACTTTGAGACCTCATATATTTCTGAATGTGCCGAGAAAAGTAATTCAGGAGGAAAGTGCGATAGAGGTAAGGATAAAATCACTAGAGAAGAGCACCATCTTAGCCCTTCTGAAAGCTTACAAAACAGGGATGCCCCATTGATATTGCTCCTTAGACTTATAAACCATCCCCTTTGCTTGCGGACTATTTCTCACCTAGAGCAG GTCATGGGTCTGCTCCAGGTGGTTGTATTTGCTGCGGTAGCCAAGGTAGAATTGAAGTCTAATTTGGGAGGAACTGCAGCTCACACTGGAAACCTTTCGGGTAATGAAACTGCAAGAGACATTCAAAAAGATCGTCACTTAAATGAAGTTAAACGCGATCTACTTGACAAGAGTTCCGGTGCTTTGAACTACAAAGCAGATGGTCAGAAGAGTGTTACAACTCATGATATCTTGCGAATTCCGCGGCAGTATTTACATGATCTCTGCAGCCTTCTAGAGCATGAAGG GTTCTCAGACAAGGTTTACACAATGGCTGGCGAGGTACTGAGGAAGTTAGCCGTTGTTGCTTTTGCTCATCGCAAATTTTTTGTTTCGGAGCTTTTAGAGTCAGCCCAAAGGTTGAGCAGATCAGCTGTTAATGAACTTATATCACTTAGGGATACACGCATGCTGGGATTGATCACTGGATCCATGACCGGGGATGCAGTTCTTCGTGTGCTTCAGACGCTCATTGCAGTTACTTCAGTTGGCAGTGACTTGAATGAGGACATGGTGGATGATGAGGTTCAGGAAGAGCATACCGCCATGTGGAAGTTAAATGTCGCACTGGAATCACTATGGAAAGAGCTAAGTGAATGCATCAGTGCTGTGGAGTCAGAGCTAAGTCAGAATTCCCACTCTTCAGTTTCCAGTATTAACATAACCGAGCAGATGCAGGTTTCATCTGCATTTCCCCTTCTTCCCCGAGGAAGTCAGAGACTTCTGCCTTTCATTGAGGGATTTTTTGTTCTATGCGAGAAACTACAGtctaaaaatccaatttttcatCAAGATAATTTCAATGTGACAGCAAGAGAAGTGAAAGAGTCAGCCGCAAGCTCAGCTTCATCATCTACAAAATGTGTGGATACAAAACTGGAAGCTCAGTTTCATCATCTACAATATAAATCTGTCACATTTGCAAGGTTTGCGGAGAAGCACCGTCGCCTTCTTAATGCTTTCATAAGGCAAAATTCTTCTTTGTTGGAAAAATCACTCTGCATGATGCTAAAAACTCCTCGGCTGATTGATTTTGACAACAAAAGGGCATATTTTCGGTCCAGGATTAGGCAGCAGCATGGTCAACATCCATCAGGTCCACTGCGAATTAGTGTTAGGCGCGCATACATTTTGGAGGATTCTTATAACCATCTGCGCATGAGACCAACTGAAGAACTTAAAGGACGGTTGAAAGTACAATTTCAAGGTGAAGAGGGCATTGATGCTGGTGGTTTAACTAGAGAATGGTATCAGATATTGTCAACGGTTGTATTTGATAAAGGAGCTCTTCTTTTCACCACAGTTGGAAACAATGCTACTTTTCAGCCAAATCCTAATTCTGTATATCAAACTGAACATCTCTCTTATTTCAGATTTGTAGGCCGTGTG GTTGCCAAAGCGCTGTTTGATGGGCAATTGCTGGATGTTTACTTTACTCGATCCTTCTACAAGCACATCCTTGGTGTGAAGGTGACTTATCATGATATAGAGGCCGTTGATCCTGATTActataaaaatttgaaatggATGCTTGAG AATGATGTGAGTGACATACCAGATCTGACATTTAGCATAGATGCGGATGAAGAAAAACACATCCTTTATGAGAAAACAGAG GTTGCTGATTATGAGCTGAAGCCCGGAGGAAGAAACATGAGAGTAACGGAAGAAACAAAGCATGAATACGTGGACCTTGTTGCTGACCACATTTTGACGAATGCTATCCGGCCTCAAATCAATTCCTTCCTGGAAGGTTTCAATGAACTAGTCCCACGAGAACTTGTATCCCTTTTTAATGATAAAGAACTTGAATTATTGATTAGTGGTCTTCCTGAAATTGATT TGGATGATCTGAAGGCCAACACTGAGTATACGGGCTACACAATGGCATCAAATGTTGTTCAGTGGTTTTGGAAGGTTGTCCAGGGTTTCAATAAGGAAGACATGGCAAGTTTGCTTCAGTTTGTGACTGGGACCTCCAAG GTTCCTTTAGAAGGTTTTAAGGCATTGCAAGGCATATCTGGTCCCCAGAGATTTCAGATTCACAAAGCATATGGAGCTCCTGAGAGACTTCCTTCAGCTCATACCTG CTTCAACCAGCTTGACCTTCCGGAGTACTCTTCAAAGGAACAGCTTCAAGAACGTATGCTGCTGGCAATCCACGAAGCTAGCGAAGGATTTGGATTTTGTTAA